The Terriglobia bacterium sequence CGACTCTTGCTGGTCTTGGTCGGCTCGTGCCGCAGGTGCATCTCGAGCGCTTCCTTGACCGCCACGCGAACGTGGGACCTGAGCCTCTTTAGGTCCCTGGCCGCCTCCGGTGCCAGCTCGATCTCGTAACGCATTCTGGCTATATTATGGCCAGATCTGGGTACCCCGTCAAGCGCAGTGTTTCCGGTGCCCAACCTGTCTTTCGGGCCAACTTCGTTATCACGTAAAGCCGGTCACCTTTCTGGTTTCATGCGCCTTCGTGAACTTCAGCCGCGTCTCCTTCTCCGCGGTACTCGATCCACCGAGGGGATCACGATCGGGAGCGTCGCCGGCTCGGGCTACGCTCGGCGGCGCAGATCCTCATAGCTCCTCAGGCGGTCGCGGCGCCTCGCGAGCTCGCTCGAGTACCGTCGGCCCAGGGTGTCCCGGTGCTCGAAGGCCCAGCGACACAGAGCAGTCCTCCCCGCTGGTGGTGAATCGGTCACGAGCAGATTCTGCATGAGGCCGGCCACCTCCTCGCGGGTGACGACGACGTCGCCCACCAGCGCGCCGAGGAGACGCGCCACCGCGACTCCGAGACCCGGAGGAATGCTGATCACGGGACGGCGACGTCCGATCGCGTCGCCGATCAGTCCCACGAGCTCGCGGTACGTGAACGTCTCGGGACCGATGGCATCGACGACGGTGTCGCCGGACAACATCGCCGAGTCCACGGCGAGCTGCGCGAGGTCGTCCACGAAGATCGGCTGGAGCTTGTAGTGGCCGTCGCCGAAGACGCCGAAGATCGGGAAGCGCCGGAGCATCCATGCGATGTTGTTGATCAGGATGTCCTCCTCGCCGAACAGCACCGCCGGTCGGAGGATCGCGTAGGACATCCCCGAGGCGCGCAGGGCCTCTTCCAGCTCGGCCTTGCCCCGAAAATAAGGAAGGGGCGACCGGGCGGACGGATGGGTGATGCTGACGTGCACGATCCGCGAGACCTGGGCTCGACTCGCCGCTTCGAACAGCCGCAGCGTGTTCCTCACGGCCTGCGCATGAGTGAAATCCGCGTGGTCGAACCGCACCCAGTAGGTGTTGACGAGGACCCGCGCGCCCTCGAGGGATCGAACCAGCGCCTCCGGGTCGTCGAAGTTGTAGGGATGCACCTCGACCGATTCGGCGAAGGGGTTGTCACGCCGAGGGGAGTTCGTGAGCGTCCGAACGCGCGCGCCGGCGGCCAGGAGGCGCGCCGTGATGTACTTCCCCGAGTACCCGAACGCACCCGTGACGGCGATGCAATCCGACGCTCTTTTCGTCACGCCATCTCCAGGTCGAATCTCGGCGACCTGGCTTCCGGGGAGGACCGCAGCCCCCCCGCGCCCTCACGCCTCCGCGGCGACCCTCCCCCGTCCGAGGATCTTCCTCAGGAACGCGCCCGTCCGCGACTCCTTCACCCGAGCCACCGCCTCCGGCGGTCCCTCCGCGACGAGCCGGCCCCCGCCGTCGCCTCCCTCCGGCCCGAGGTCGAGCACCCAGTCCGCGGTCTTGATCACGTCCAGGTTGTGCTCGATGACGACCACCGTGTTCCCCTGGTCCACGAGGCGATTGAGCACGGTCAGGAGCTTCTTGATGTCGTCGAAATGGAGGCCCGTGGTGGGCTCGTCGAGGAGGTACAGCGTGCGCCCCGTCGCGCGGCGCGACAGCTCTTTCGAGAGCTTGATGCGCTGCGCCTCGCCGCCCGAGAGCGTCGTCGCCTGCTGCCCGAGGCGGATGTAGCCGAGGCCGACGTCGTACAGGGTCTGGAGCTTCTCCCGGATCGACGGGACCGCCTCGAAGAACGGGAGGGCCTGGTGGACGGTCATCTCCAGGACCTCGGAGATGTTCTTCCCCTTGTACAGGACCTCGAGGGTCTCGCGGTTGTACCTGAGGCCGTGGCACGTGTCGCACGTGACGTACACGTCCGGGAGGAAGTGCATCTCGATCCTCGTGACCCCGTCCCCCTCGCAGGCCTCGCAGCGGCCGCCGCGGACGTTGAACGAGAAGCGTCCCGGCTTGTAGCCGCGCGCGCGGGCCTCGGGGACCATC is a genomic window containing:
- a CDS encoding NAD(P)H-binding protein yields the protein MTKRASDCIAVTGAFGYSGKYITARLLAAGARVRTLTNSPRRDNPFAESVEVHPYNFDDPEALVRSLEGARVLVNTYWVRFDHADFTHAQAVRNTLRLFEAASRAQVSRIVHVSITHPSARSPLPYFRGKAELEEALRASGMSYAILRPAVLFGEEDILINNIAWMLRRFPIFGVFGDGHYKLQPIFVDDLAQLAVDSAMLSGDTVVDAIGPETFTYRELVGLIGDAIGRRRPVISIPPGLGVAVARLLGALVGDVVVTREEVAGLMQNLLVTDSPPAGRTALCRWAFEHRDTLGRRYSSELARRRDRLRSYEDLRRRA